The Oceanispirochaeta sp. M1 genome has a window encoding:
- a CDS encoding Crp/Fnr family transcriptional regulator, giving the protein MDKLEKYFSKHMTLSSDLIAKFRKAHIIKEYKKGSLILIQGEISNETFFILEGCVRSYIIDNCEEKTIEFYIEEDPVIPLNYGQNVESVHYLECIEDTIVVVSNEEIEEKMLNEFPELKEASRIYSKKLIENLQNKFTEYRISTPEERYKYFLFNKPQLVNRIPQYLLASYLGVKPESLSRIKRRLSGK; this is encoded by the coding sequence ATGGATAAACTTGAAAAGTATTTTTCAAAACATATGACTCTATCATCAGATTTAATAGCCAAGTTTAGAAAGGCTCATATTATTAAAGAATATAAAAAAGGCTCTCTTATATTAATTCAGGGAGAAATATCAAATGAAACCTTTTTTATTTTGGAAGGATGTGTCAGAAGTTATATAATTGATAATTGCGAGGAAAAAACGATAGAATTCTATATTGAGGAAGATCCTGTAATACCTTTGAATTACGGTCAGAATGTAGAATCTGTTCATTATTTGGAATGTATTGAGGATACAATTGTCGTTGTATCCAATGAAGAAATAGAAGAAAAAATGTTAAATGAATTTCCGGAACTGAAAGAAGCTAGTAGAATTTATTCAAAAAAACTTATTGAAAATCTTCAGAACAAGTTTACAGAATATAGAATATCTACCCCGGAAGAAAGATATAAGTATTTCTTATTTAATAAACCTCAGCTGGTTAACAGGATTCCTCAATATCTATTAGCAAGTT